In the genome of Cynocephalus volans isolate mCynVol1 chromosome 10, mCynVol1.pri, whole genome shotgun sequence, the window CTTTGGGGCTGATCTCCACGTAAGCAAAGCCCCCCAGTGAGTCCTCGGCCCCATAGTGGAAGCGCAGGTAGCCATTGGGGACCTTGCGCTGGTGCCGTTTGGAGGGGTCCATGAAGTTTCCAGCCCCACTCAGCACGTAGCCCACACCGTGATCATCTTGAAGATACTGAGGATGGAGGACACAGAGTCGGTGGAGACCCCAGCCCCAAAATGGAGCTGACCAGGGGCTCCACCCACACCTGACTCAGGCCCAGGACCACAGAGTCACCTTAAGTTACcctcctggcctcagtttccccacccctAGGAGTGTATGAATTCTACTTCACAGGTAGAGCACTTAGTAAGCAATTGGCAACCAGTAGCGGTTATTATGACTTTTAGGGGAGTTTGGAGTGTTTTCCTGATTAGAGAGCATATGTTGAGGGAGAGTGTTGATATTCTGAAGGTCAAGGGAGGCCCCCAAACAGTGGAAGGACCCCAGCCATGTGGTACATTGGCTGGAATGGGGACCCCCTACGtacctcccccacccacccacagggCTCTCACCTGCAGATTGTGGTCATGGCCACACAGGTAGGCAGTGACCCCATATGTGGCCAGTAGTGGCTGCAGATGCTTGACGAGGCAGCGGGTGGGCCCGTGCTCAGCTATGGACCACACGGGGTAGTGGCCGGCCACCAGCACATAGTCCTCCTTGGCTGCCGCCAGCTGCTTCTTGAGCCAGGACAGCTGGGTGCGGGCCAGTTCCAGGTCTCGGGGCCTCTCGGGCTGCTGGTTACGGAAGTCGTCTGAGTTGCCACACAGTGTCACTGTGTCCAGCATGAAGATGGCCACGGACACATTGGTCCGTGGGACCTTGAAGCGCAGGCGGTAGAAAGGGCTGGGGAAGTTCCTGTGGAGGGGACAGAGGTCGGGATGCATATCTTAGGCAGAGAAGCCCCAGGGTCAACTCAAGCCAAAGGGCCCCTTTGTCCCCCAAGTGAGGGTCTGGGGAAGGCAGGGGAGCTCACCAGCGCTTGGAGATCTTGGAGTAGGCGATCTGTGCTGAGACATTGCCGAGGTGATCATGGTTTCCAGCCAGCACGTACCAGGGTACATTGCGAAGAGAGCGGTCAGAGAACACATCCTCAAAG includes:
- the ACP5 gene encoding tartrate-resistant acid phosphatase type 5 → MDRWMALLVLQALLLLPLADGAAPALRFVAVGDWGGVPNAPFHTAREMANAKEIARTVQILGADFILSLGDNFYFTGVQDANDKRFQETFEDVFSDRSLRNVPWYVLAGNHDHLGNVSAQIAYSKISKRWNFPSPFYRLRFKVPRTNVSVAIFMLDTVTLCGNSDDFRNQQPERPRDLELARTQLSWLKKQLAAAKEDYVLVAGHYPVWSIAEHGPTRCLVKHLQPLLATYGVTAYLCGHDHNLQYLQDDHGVGYVLSGAGNFMDPSKRHQRKVPNGYLRFHYGAEDSLGGFAYVEISPKEMGITYIEASGKSLFKTSLPRRARP